A portion of the Glandiceps talaboti chromosome 13, keGlaTala1.1, whole genome shotgun sequence genome contains these proteins:
- the LOC144444464 gene encoding large ribosomal subunit protein eL30-like has translation MVASKKQKKAMESINSRLALVMKSGKFHLGYKQTLKSLRQGKAKLVILANNCPQLRKSEIEYYAMLAKTGVHHYTGNNIELGTACGKYFRVCTLSITDPGDSDIIRSMPAGEPQQ, from the exons ATGGTAGCATCGAAGAAACAG AAAAAAGCCATGGAGAGTATCAACTCTCGATTGGCTCTCGTGATGAAGAGTGGAAAATTCCATCTTGGgtacaaacaaacattaaaatcaCTCAGACAGGGCAAAGCAAAATTGGTTATCCTTGCAAACAACTGTCCACAACTAAG GAAATCAGAGATAGAATACTATGCCATGTTAGCCAAAACTGGTGTCCATCACTATACTGGTAACAACATTGAATTAGGCACAGCATGTGGTAAATATTTCCGTGTGTGTACACTCAGCATCACAGATCCAG GTGACAGTGATATTATCAGGAGTATGCCAGCCGGGGAACCCCAGCAGTAA